In the genome of Saccharomonospora viridis DSM 43017, one region contains:
- a CDS encoding MCE family protein, whose translation MTSFSNRNPIPIAIVGITLLFLGTLAALNSDDLPLIGGGTTYRAEFSEAAGLETDDEVRIAGVKVGEVTDIDLDGAKVLVSFKVSDAWIGDETTAAIKIKTLLGRKYLALDPSGDEPLDPNTTIPLERTTAPYDVLEAFRGLSRTVDDIDVNQLARSFDVLSRTFANTPEDVRGALEGLSELSDTIASRDQQLSELLEGTRRISQTLADRDAELAVLLEDGNELLEELSAREEAISAMLTGTRKLSEQLRGLVDDNEEQLQPVLEKLDQLTDMLQRNQESLAEGIENFAPFVRVFNNTIGSGRWFDSYICGLLLPSIGPLNEEGCNAR comes from the coding sequence CGTGGGGATCACGCTGCTGTTTTTGGGGACACTCGCGGCACTCAACTCCGACGACCTGCCCTTGATCGGCGGTGGGACCACGTATCGGGCGGAGTTCAGCGAGGCCGCCGGCCTCGAGACCGACGACGAGGTGCGGATCGCGGGTGTGAAGGTGGGCGAGGTCACCGACATCGACCTGGACGGCGCTAAAGTCCTGGTGTCCTTCAAGGTCTCCGACGCCTGGATCGGTGACGAGACCACCGCCGCCATCAAGATCAAGACGTTGTTGGGGCGGAAATACCTCGCGCTCGACCCGAGTGGTGACGAACCGCTCGACCCGAACACCACCATCCCGCTCGAACGCACCACCGCGCCCTACGACGTGCTGGAGGCGTTCCGTGGCCTGTCCCGGACCGTGGACGACATCGACGTCAACCAGCTCGCGCGAAGCTTCGACGTGCTGTCACGGACGTTCGCCAACACGCCGGAGGACGTGCGCGGCGCGTTGGAAGGTCTGTCGGAGCTGTCCGACACCATCGCCTCCCGGGATCAGCAGCTGTCCGAACTCCTCGAAGGCACCCGCAGGATCAGCCAGACACTCGCCGACCGCGATGCCGAGTTGGCGGTCCTTTTGGAGGACGGCAACGAACTGCTGGAAGAACTGTCGGCCCGGGAGGAGGCCATCAGCGCGATGCTGACCGGCACCCGGAAGTTGTCGGAGCAGCTGCGCGGACTCGTCGACGACAACGAGGAGCAGCTGCAACCGGTACTGGAGAAGCTCGACCAGCTCACCGACATGTTGCAGCGCAACCAGGAATCGCTGGCCGAGGGCATCGAGAACTTCGCACCGTTCGTGCGCGTCTTCAACAACACCATCGGCAGCGGCCGTTGGTTCGACAGCTACATCTGCGGTCTGTTGTTGCCTTCCATCGGGCCGCTGAATGAAGAGGGGTGTAACGCGCGATGA
- the rpoB gene encoding DNA-directed RNA polymerase subunit beta encodes MAVSPANQASAATNSNRPSTGIPGAPKRVSFGEIREPLGIPNLLDVQIQSFEWFTGSEAWYERAVNEGEENPVGGLEEVLNEISPIEDFSGSMSLSFSDPRFDEVKASVEECKDKDMTYAAPLFVTAEFVNHNTGEIKSQTVFMGDFPVMTDKGTFIINGTERVVVSQLVRSPGVYFDQSIDKSTDKDVFSVKIIPSRGAWLEFDVDKRDTVGVRIDRKRRQPVTVLLKALGWTNEQIRERFSFSETLLATLEKDPTTTQDEALLDIHRKLRPGEPPTKESAQALVENLFFKEKRYDLAKVGRYKVNKKLGLNIPYDVGTLTEEDIVATIEYLVRLHAGEETMKVGDVEVPVEVDDIDHFGNRRVRTVGELIQNQIRVGLSRMERVVRERMTTQDVEAITPQTLINIRPVVAAIREFFGTSQLSQFMDQNNPLSGLTHKRRLNALGPGGLSRERAGMDVRDVHPSHYGRMCPIETPEGPNIGLIGSLASHARVNPFGFIETPYRKVVNGRVTDEVHYLTADEEDRFVKAQANAPLTEDGYFAEEKVLGRRKGGEVELLDPMEIDYMDVSPRQMVSVATAMIPFLEHDDANRALMGANMQRQAVPLLRSEAPLVGTGVELPAAVDAGDVVVAEESGVVEELSADMITIMQDDGTRRSYGLYKFRRTNAGTCFNHRPIVNEGDRVERGQVIADGPSTDKGEMALGKNLLVAIMPWEGHNYEDAIVISQRLVQDDVLTSIHIEEYEIDARDTKLGAEEITRDIPNVSEDVLADLDERGIVRIGAEVRDGDILVGKVTPKGETELTPEERLLRAIFGEKAREVRDTSLKVPHGETGKVIGVRVFSREEDDELPPGVNELVRVYVAKKSKIQDGDKLAGRHGNKGVIGKILPVEDMPFLPDGTPVDVVLNTHGVPRRMNIGQIMELHLGWLASQGWKVEGNPEWAKNLTEELRDVEPGTNTATPVFDGAREEEITGLLGCTKPNRDGQRLVGPDGKATLFDGRTGEPFPYPVAVGYMYILKLHHMVDEKIHARSTGPYSMITQQPLGGKAQFGGQRFGEMECWAMQAYGAAYTLQELLTIKSDDVVGRVKVYEAIVKGENMPSPGIPESFKVLLKELQSLCLNVEVLSSDGASIEMRDSDDEDLERAAANLGINLSRNESPSVDDVVQ; translated from the coding sequence TTGGCAGTCTCTCCCGCGAACCAGGCCAGTGCTGCGACCAACTCGAATCGACCGTCAACGGGTATTCCAGGAGCACCGAAGCGAGTCTCTTTCGGGGAGATTCGCGAGCCACTCGGTATTCCGAACCTGCTTGACGTGCAGATTCAGTCCTTCGAGTGGTTCACCGGCTCCGAGGCATGGTACGAGCGCGCCGTCAATGAGGGTGAGGAGAACCCGGTCGGCGGTCTCGAGGAGGTCCTGAACGAGATCTCCCCGATCGAGGACTTCTCCGGATCGATGTCCCTGTCCTTCTCCGACCCACGCTTCGACGAGGTCAAGGCCTCCGTCGAGGAGTGCAAGGACAAGGACATGACCTATGCGGCGCCCTTGTTCGTCACCGCTGAGTTCGTCAACCACAACACCGGTGAGATCAAGAGCCAGACGGTCTTCATGGGCGACTTCCCCGTGATGACCGACAAGGGCACCTTCATCATCAACGGCACCGAACGGGTGGTGGTGTCCCAGCTCGTCCGCTCGCCGGGCGTGTACTTCGACCAGTCGATCGACAAGTCCACGGACAAGGACGTCTTCAGCGTCAAGATCATCCCGAGCCGTGGTGCCTGGCTGGAGTTCGACGTCGACAAGCGCGACACCGTCGGTGTGCGTATCGACCGCAAGCGTCGTCAGCCGGTCACAGTCCTGCTGAAGGCGCTCGGCTGGACCAACGAGCAGATCCGGGAGCGGTTCTCCTTCTCCGAGACGCTGCTCGCGACCCTGGAGAAGGACCCCACCACGACCCAGGACGAGGCGCTGCTCGACATCCACCGCAAGCTGCGGCCGGGTGAGCCTCCGACGAAGGAGAGCGCCCAGGCGCTGGTGGAGAACCTGTTCTTCAAGGAGAAGCGGTACGACCTCGCCAAGGTCGGTCGGTACAAGGTCAACAAGAAGCTCGGCCTGAACATCCCGTACGACGTCGGCACGCTGACCGAAGAGGACATCGTCGCCACCATCGAGTACCTGGTCCGCCTCCACGCGGGCGAGGAGACGATGAAGGTCGGCGATGTCGAGGTGCCGGTCGAGGTCGACGACATCGACCACTTCGGTAACCGCCGCGTCCGTACCGTCGGCGAGCTGATCCAGAACCAGATCCGGGTCGGTCTCTCCCGCATGGAGCGGGTGGTCCGCGAGCGGATGACCACGCAGGACGTCGAGGCCATCACGCCGCAGACCCTGATCAACATCCGCCCGGTCGTCGCTGCGATCAGGGAGTTCTTCGGAACCTCCCAGTTGTCGCAGTTCATGGACCAGAACAACCCGCTGTCGGGTCTGACGCACAAACGGCGCCTCAACGCGCTCGGCCCCGGTGGTCTGTCGCGTGAACGCGCCGGCATGGACGTCCGTGACGTGCACCCCAGCCACTACGGCCGGATGTGCCCGATCGAGACGCCGGAAGGCCCGAACATCGGTCTGATCGGTTCGCTGGCCTCGCACGCGAGGGTCAACCCGTTCGGGTTCATCGAGACCCCGTACCGGAAGGTCGTCAACGGTCGGGTCACCGACGAGGTGCACTACCTGACCGCCGACGAGGAGGACCGCTTCGTCAAGGCGCAGGCCAACGCGCCGCTGACCGAGGACGGCTACTTCGCCGAGGAGAAGGTCCTCGGACGTCGGAAGGGCGGCGAGGTCGAGCTGCTCGACCCGATGGAGATCGACTACATGGACGTCTCGCCGCGGCAGATGGTGTCCGTGGCGACCGCCATGATCCCCTTCCTCGAGCACGACGACGCCAACCGTGCCCTGATGGGTGCGAACATGCAGCGGCAGGCCGTTCCGCTGCTGCGTAGCGAGGCCCCGCTGGTGGGTACGGGCGTCGAGCTCCCGGCCGCTGTCGACGCCGGTGACGTCGTCGTCGCCGAGGAGTCGGGCGTGGTCGAGGAGCTGTCCGCCGACATGATCACGATCATGCAGGACGACGGCACCCGCCGTAGCTACGGCCTGTACAAGTTCCGCCGTACCAACGCGGGTACCTGCTTCAACCACCGCCCGATCGTCAACGAGGGCGACCGCGTGGAGCGGGGACAGGTCATCGCCGACGGGCCGTCGACCGACAAGGGCGAGATGGCGCTCGGCAAGAACCTCCTCGTGGCGATCATGCCGTGGGAGGGCCACAACTACGAGGACGCCATCGTCATCTCGCAGCGTCTCGTGCAGGACGACGTGCTCACGTCGATCCACATCGAGGAGTACGAGATCGACGCCCGGGACACCAAGCTCGGCGCCGAGGAGATCACTCGGGACATCCCGAACGTCTCCGAGGACGTGCTCGCCGACCTCGACGAGCGCGGCATCGTCCGGATCGGTGCCGAGGTCCGTGACGGCGACATCCTGGTCGGGAAGGTCACGCCCAAGGGTGAGACCGAACTGACCCCCGAGGAACGCCTGCTCCGTGCCATCTTCGGCGAGAAGGCCCGCGAGGTGCGGGACACGTCGCTGAAGGTGCCGCACGGTGAGACGGGCAAGGTCATCGGCGTCCGCGTGTTCTCCCGCGAGGAGGACGACGAGCTGCCTCCGGGCGTCAACGAGCTCGTCCGCGTCTACGTCGCGAAGAAGAGCAAGATCCAGGACGGCGATAAGCTGGCCGGTCGGCACGGTAACAAGGGTGTGATCGGCAAGATCCTGCCCGTGGAGGACATGCCGTTCCTCCCCGACGGCACGCCCGTCGACGTCGTGCTGAACACCCATGGTGTGCCCCGACGGATGAACATCGGGCAGATCATGGAGCTGCACCTCGGTTGGCTGGCCTCCCAGGGCTGGAAGGTCGAAGGCAACCCCGAGTGGGCGAAGAACCTGACCGAGGAGCTGCGGGACGTCGAGCCGGGCACGAACACCGCGACACCGGTGTTCGACGGTGCCCGGGAGGAGGAGATCACGGGGCTGCTCGGCTGCACCAAGCCGAACCGCGACGGCCAGCGCCTGGTCGGTCCGGACGGCAAGGCCACGCTGTTCGACGGCCGCACCGGCGAGCCGTTCCCGTACCCCGTGGCCGTCGGCTACATGTACATCCTGAAGCTGCACCACATGGTGGACGAGAAGATCCACGCTCGCTCCACCGGTCCGTACTCGATGATCACGCAGCAGCCTCTGGGTGGTAAGGCGCAGTTCGGTGGCCAGCGCTTCGGTGAGATGGAGTGCTGGGCCATGCAGGCGTACGGCGCCGCCTACACCCTCCAGGAGCTGCTCACGATCAAGTCCGACGACGTGGTTGGCCGTGTCAAGGTCTACGAGGCCATCGTCAAGGGCGAGAACATGCCGTCGCCGGGCATTCCCGAGTCGTTCAAGGTGCTGCTGAAGGAACTTCAGTCGCTGTGCCTGAACGTCGAGGTCCTCTCCAGCGACGGCGCCTCCATCGAGATGCGCGACTCCGACGACGAGGATCTCGAACGCGCCGCTGCCAACCTCGGCATCAACCTGTCCCGCAACGAGTCGCCCTCCGTGGACGACGTCGTGCAATGA
- a CDS encoding MCE family protein: protein MTDTRFGQRLARGLAMACVLGLVIATGLWWTLKDTNRKHVTAYFTQAIGLYAGNSVRILGVEVGEVTSVRPEGDRVRVEMTYDRRFTVPADAKALIVAPALVSDRYVQLAPAYTGGDQLDDGAVIPLSRTSVPLEIDELSESLSRVSEALGPDGANADGALSDLLDTAAENLDGNGRALHEAITRLGDAAGTLSGSSDDLFGTVENLAKLSNTLAASDDDMREFEERLADVSDFLERERHNLAATVTELGTTLQLVDDFINDNRERVKSNVDKLAEITQVLVDQRAALAETLDIAPLALGNLVNTYNAASGTLDTRPNMNELTEPPLLMVCNLLKQTPRALDALGKLCADAAGVLDGVVQLPSLAQTVNALNKGKLPPLPLPVLGQITGSGGER, encoded by the coding sequence ATGACCGACACCCGCTTCGGACAACGACTCGCCCGCGGCCTCGCCATGGCTTGCGTGCTCGGACTCGTCATCGCGACCGGTCTGTGGTGGACGCTGAAGGACACGAACCGCAAGCACGTCACCGCCTACTTCACCCAGGCCATCGGGCTCTACGCGGGCAACAGCGTCCGCATCCTCGGCGTCGAGGTCGGTGAAGTGACCTCCGTCCGACCCGAGGGGGATCGGGTCCGGGTCGAGATGACCTACGACAGACGGTTCACCGTTCCCGCCGATGCCAAGGCGCTGATCGTGGCACCCGCCCTGGTCTCCGACCGCTACGTGCAACTCGCCCCCGCCTACACCGGTGGGGACCAACTCGACGACGGCGCCGTGATCCCGTTGTCCCGTACCTCCGTCCCGCTGGAGATCGACGAGTTGAGTGAGAGCCTCAGCCGTGTGTCCGAGGCACTCGGCCCCGACGGGGCGAACGCGGACGGTGCACTGTCCGATCTGCTCGACACCGCCGCGGAGAACCTCGACGGCAACGGCAGGGCCTTGCACGAAGCCATCACCAGGCTCGGCGACGCCGCCGGGACCCTGTCCGGCAGTTCCGACGACCTCTTCGGCACCGTCGAGAACCTCGCGAAGCTGTCCAACACCCTCGCCGCGAGCGACGACGACATGCGCGAGTTCGAGGAGCGACTCGCCGACGTCAGCGACTTCTTGGAGCGGGAACGCCACAATCTCGCCGCCACCGTCACCGAACTCGGCACCACGTTGCAGCTCGTCGACGACTTCATCAACGACAACCGCGAGCGCGTGAAGTCGAACGTCGACAAGCTCGCCGAGATCACCCAGGTGTTGGTGGATCAACGTGCGGCGTTGGCCGAGACACTCGACATCGCGCCACTGGCGTTGGGCAACCTCGTCAACACCTACAACGCCGCGTCGGGGACCCTCGACACCCGACCCAACATGAACGAGCTCACCGAGCCGCCCCTCCTCATGGTCTGCAACCTGCTGAAGCAGACCCCGAGGGCACTCGACGCGCTCGGCAAGCTGTGTGCCGATGCGGCCGGTGTGCTGGACGGCGTCGTGCAGCTGCCCTCACTGGCGCAGACGGTGAACGCGCTCAACAAGGGGAAGCTGCCTCCGTTGCCGCTTCCGGTGCTCGGGCAGATCACGGGTTCGGGAGGTGAGCGGTGA
- a CDS encoding MCE family protein, with translation MLVRKTKIQLVAFLVVSVLAVAYALVRFTDVEKTFGAGGYTVHLHLTSSGGIFTGAEVTYRGYNIGEVGRLSLTEDGLAAELLIEPDTPRVPRELDVTIANRSAVGEQYVDLRPVTDEGPYLADGDVIGPERVSTPVPAEDLITDLDSLASSVPTESLRTIVDESYEAFHGTGEHLQRLMDTTSEFTRVAKEYLPQTVELLDKGSTVLRTQNDLSTYMRSFSEDLAALSQTLKDSDGDIRNLIDVAPDAATTVSGVLAESGPGLSNVVANLLTTSNVLITRLDGVEQALVSYPLVAAGAYSVTPGDGTAHLGLVLNLFDPPACTKGYRPPETYRPGNDTTPREPYKDAYCAEPPGSPIAVRGSQNAPYNGVPSLPTPAQVEANRNRDSEQLEYLRRIASDLAKEDGRSISSLRELVGLPD, from the coding sequence ATGCTCGTCCGCAAGACCAAGATCCAACTCGTCGCGTTCCTCGTCGTCTCGGTTCTGGCGGTCGCGTACGCGCTCGTCCGGTTCACCGATGTCGAGAAGACGTTCGGTGCCGGCGGTTACACGGTCCACCTCCACCTGACTTCCTCCGGGGGGATCTTCACGGGTGCCGAGGTCACCTATCGCGGTTACAACATCGGCGAGGTGGGACGGCTCAGCCTGACCGAGGACGGGTTGGCGGCCGAGTTGCTCATCGAACCCGACACCCCTCGGGTGCCGCGTGAACTGGACGTGACCATCGCCAACCGCTCGGCGGTGGGGGAGCAGTACGTCGATCTGCGCCCGGTCACCGACGAAGGCCCGTACCTCGCCGACGGCGACGTCATCGGCCCGGAGAGGGTCAGCACCCCGGTACCCGCCGAGGACCTCATCACCGACCTGGACAGCCTCGCCTCCTCGGTGCCGACGGAGTCGTTGCGCACGATCGTCGACGAGTCCTATGAGGCGTTCCACGGCACCGGGGAGCACTTGCAGAGGCTCATGGACACCACGAGCGAGTTCACCCGGGTCGCCAAGGAGTACCTGCCGCAGACGGTGGAGTTGCTCGACAAGGGCAGCACGGTCCTGCGCACCCAGAACGACCTCTCCACGTACATGCGATCGTTCAGCGAGGACCTGGCGGCCTTGTCGCAGACGCTGAAGGACTCCGACGGCGACATCCGGAACTTGATCGACGTCGCGCCGGACGCGGCGACGACGGTCAGCGGGGTGCTCGCCGAGTCCGGTCCCGGACTCAGCAACGTGGTCGCCAACCTGTTGACGACCTCCAACGTGCTCATCACCCGACTCGACGGGGTGGAGCAGGCGTTGGTGAGTTATCCGTTGGTCGCGGCGGGCGCTTACAGCGTTACCCCCGGCGACGGGACCGCGCATCTGGGGCTCGTGCTGAACCTGTTCGACCCACCCGCGTGCACCAAGGGCTACCGGCCTCCGGAGACTTATCGTCCCGGCAACGACACGACGCCTCGCGAGCCGTACAAGGACGCGTACTGCGCCGAGCCGCCGGGCAGCCCCATCGCCGTGCGGGGTTCGCAGAACGCGCCGTACAACGGCGTGCCGTCGCTGCCGACGCCCGCCCAGGTGGAGGCCAACCGCAACCGCGATTCCGAACAACTGGAGTACCTGCGGCGCATCGCGTCCGACTTGGCGAAGGAGGACGGACGTTCCATCTCGAGCCTGCGCGAGCTCGTCGGATTGCCGGACTGA
- a CDS encoding MCE family protein, which translates to MRRFRTTLAAAGAVILVAAGGCSDFEGVYDIPLPGGADLGDNPYTVRVHFPDVLDLVPQAGVRVKEVPVGTVQDVRLAEDGWTAEVVLAINGDVELPANAIANLRQSSLLGEKYVELAAPSESEGFPGEKLSDGDLIPVERTNRSVEVEEVLGALSMLLNGGGVEQLNTITKELNAALEGNAPDVKALLRNAEELVEALDEQSSDITTALDQLNRLSSTLNAQRDKIAVAVEDLGPGLEVLERQRDQLVAMLGALEGLSDVAVETVNAGQEDLVANLEALLPTLRKLSEAGADLPNALELLLTYPFTDAAAEGVKGDYMNLYIDLDLDLQEILANLGRSRQNPLQNLPIVGDLTNPRETDPDDTSSVLPLPGDTGGGAAPGGQGGLDGILDSMVGGGR; encoded by the coding sequence GTGAGGCGATTCCGGACGACGCTCGCCGCCGCGGGAGCGGTCATCCTCGTCGCGGCCGGCGGTTGCAGTGATTTCGAAGGGGTCTACGACATCCCGCTGCCCGGCGGCGCCGACCTGGGCGACAACCCGTACACCGTGCGCGTCCACTTCCCCGATGTGCTCGACCTCGTCCCTCAGGCGGGCGTGCGGGTCAAGGAGGTGCCGGTCGGCACGGTGCAGGACGTCCGCCTCGCCGAGGACGGTTGGACCGCCGAGGTGGTGCTCGCCATCAACGGCGATGTCGAGTTACCCGCGAACGCGATCGCGAATCTGCGGCAGTCGAGTCTGCTCGGGGAGAAGTACGTCGAACTCGCCGCTCCCTCCGAGAGCGAGGGCTTCCCCGGGGAGAAGTTGTCCGACGGCGATCTCATTCCGGTCGAACGCACCAACCGCAGCGTCGAGGTCGAGGAGGTCCTCGGAGCGCTGTCGATGCTGCTCAACGGCGGTGGTGTCGAGCAACTCAACACGATCACCAAGGAACTCAACGCGGCCCTGGAAGGCAACGCGCCCGATGTGAAGGCGTTGCTGCGAAACGCCGAGGAACTGGTGGAGGCGCTCGACGAGCAGTCCAGCGACATCACCACCGCGCTCGACCAACTCAACCGGCTGTCGTCCACTCTGAACGCCCAACGCGACAAGATCGCTGTGGCGGTCGAGGACCTCGGTCCGGGGTTGGAGGTGCTCGAACGGCAACGTGACCAGCTCGTCGCCATGTTGGGCGCTCTCGAAGGACTGTCCGATGTGGCTGTCGAAACCGTCAACGCCGGCCAGGAAGACCTGGTGGCCAACCTCGAAGCGCTCTTGCCGACCTTGCGCAAGCTCAGCGAGGCGGGTGCCGACCTGCCTAACGCGCTGGAGCTGCTGTTGACGTATCCGTTCACGGACGCGGCCGCCGAGGGCGTCAAGGGCGACTACATGAACCTGTACATCGATCTCGATCTGGACCTGCAGGAGATCCTCGCCAACCTCGGCCGCAGCAGGCAGAACCCGCTGCAGAACCTGCCGATCGTCGGTGACCTCACCAATCCCCGCGAAACCGATCCGGACGACACGTCGTCGGTGCTGCCGTTGCCGGGGGACACGGGCGGCGGGGCGGCCCCCGGCGGACAGGGCGGCCTCGACGGAATTCTGGACTCCATGGTCGGGGGTGGTCGCTGA